The following coding sequences lie in one Streptomyces venezuelae genomic window:
- a CDS encoding M4 family metallopeptidase has protein sequence MRNTSHRHTPRTRSVRTRATAAGALSAVAALLAVAVQAGPASADDPAVKASPAAAQKLGKVDPGALAAKLSPAQRAELIRDANATKAETAEDLNLGAKEKLVVRDVSKDRDGTVHTRYERTYDGLPVLGGDLVVDTAKSGKTESVTKASKAQLKGVDTSADIKASAAEKQALGAAKAAGSKKTDADRAPRKVVWMAKGTPTLAYETVVGGLQHDGTPNELHVITDAATGKKLFQWQGVENGTGNTQYSGQVTVGSVQSGSTYNLTDSGRGNHKTYNLNRATSGTGTLFSGPDDIWGNGQASNLETAGADAAYGAQLTWDYYKNVHGRSGIRGDGVGASSRVHYGNNYVNAFWQDSCFCMTYGDGSGNSKPLTSIDVAAHEMTHGVTAATGNMTYSGESGGLNEATSDIFAAAVEFNANNAQDKGDYLVGEKIDINGDGTPLRYMDKPSKDGGSKDSWYSGIGNIDVHYSSGVANHFYYLLSEGSGKKEINGVQYDSPTSDGLPVTGIGRDKASLIWFKALTTKFTTTTNYAAARTGTLAAAGELYGTTSTEYKAVAHAWAAVNVGSRPGGEEPPGTSFENTTDVAIPDAGAAVTSSINVTGRTGNAPSALKVGVDIVHTWRGDLKVDLLAPDGTVYPLKPASSSDSADNVKETYTVNASSEVANGTWKLRVQDVARQDTGYINSWKVTFP, from the coding sequence TTGAGAAACACCTCCCACAGACACACCCCCCGCACTCGTTCGGTCCGCACCCGTGCGACCGCCGCCGGTGCCCTCTCCGCCGTCGCCGCGCTCCTGGCCGTGGCCGTCCAGGCGGGCCCCGCTTCGGCCGACGACCCGGCCGTCAAGGCGAGCCCCGCGGCGGCCCAGAAGCTCGGCAAGGTCGACCCCGGCGCCCTGGCCGCCAAGCTCTCCCCCGCCCAGCGCGCGGAGCTCATCCGCGACGCCAACGCCACCAAGGCGGAGACCGCCGAGGACCTGAACCTCGGCGCCAAGGAGAAGCTGGTCGTCCGCGACGTCTCCAAGGACCGTGACGGCACCGTCCACACCCGCTACGAGCGCACCTACGACGGCCTGCCCGTCCTCGGCGGCGACCTCGTGGTCGACACCGCGAAGTCCGGGAAGACCGAGAGCGTCACCAAGGCGTCGAAGGCGCAGCTCAAGGGCGTCGACACCAGCGCCGACATCAAGGCGTCGGCCGCCGAGAAGCAGGCGCTCGGCGCGGCGAAGGCCGCGGGCTCGAAGAAGACCGACGCGGACCGGGCGCCGCGCAAGGTCGTGTGGATGGCCAAGGGCACGCCGACCCTCGCGTACGAGACCGTGGTCGGCGGGCTGCAGCACGACGGCACCCCGAACGAGCTGCACGTCATCACGGACGCCGCCACCGGCAAGAAGCTCTTCCAGTGGCAGGGCGTCGAGAACGGCACGGGCAACACGCAGTACAGCGGCCAGGTGACGGTCGGCTCGGTCCAGTCGGGCTCCACGTACAACCTGACCGACTCGGGCCGCGGCAACCACAAGACGTACAACCTGAACCGCGCCACGTCGGGCACCGGCACGCTCTTCTCCGGTCCCGACGACATCTGGGGCAACGGGCAGGCCTCGAACCTGGAGACCGCGGGCGCGGACGCCGCCTACGGCGCGCAGCTCACCTGGGACTACTACAAGAACGTGCACGGCCGCAGCGGCATCCGCGGCGACGGTGTCGGTGCGTCCTCCCGCGTCCACTACGGCAACAACTACGTCAACGCCTTCTGGCAGGACTCCTGCTTCTGCATGACGTACGGCGACGGCTCCGGCAACTCCAAGCCGCTGACGTCCATCGACGTCGCCGCCCACGAGATGACGCACGGCGTGACGGCCGCGACCGGCAACATGACGTACAGCGGCGAGTCCGGCGGCCTGAACGAGGCCACCTCCGACATCTTCGCGGCGGCCGTGGAGTTCAACGCCAACAACGCGCAGGACAAGGGCGACTACCTCGTCGGCGAGAAGATCGACATCAACGGCGACGGCACCCCGCTGCGCTACATGGACAAGCCCTCCAAGGACGGCGGGTCCAAGGACTCGTGGTACTCGGGCATCGGCAACATCGACGTGCACTACTCGTCGGGCGTCGCCAACCACTTCTACTACCTGCTGAGCGAGGGCAGCGGCAAGAAGGAGATCAACGGCGTCCAGTACGACTCGCCGACCTCCGACGGCCTGCCGGTGACCGGCATCGGCCGCGACAAGGCCTCGCTGATCTGGTTCAAGGCGCTCACCACGAAGTTCACCACGACCACCAACTACGCGGCGGCCCGCACCGGGACGCTCGCGGCGGCCGGTGAGCTGTACGGCACCACCAGCACCGAGTACAAGGCCGTCGCCCACGCCTGGGCGGCCGTGAACGTCGGCAGCCGGCCGGGCGGCGAGGAGCCCCCCGGGACGTCCTTCGAGAACACCACGGACGTCGCCATTCCGGACGCCGGCGCCGCGGTGACCTCGTCCATCAACGTCACCGGCCGCACCGGCAACGCGCCGAGCGCCCTCAAGGTCGGCGTCGACATCGTGCACACGTGGCGCGGTGACCTGAAGGTCGACCTGCTCGCCCCCGACGGGACGGTCTACCCGCTGAAGCCGGCCAGTTCCTCCGACTCGGCGGACAACGTCAAGGAGACCTACACGGTCAACGCCTCGTCCGAGGTGGCCAACGGCACCTGGAAGCTGCGCGTCCAGGACGTGGCGCGGCAGGACACGGGCTACATCAACAGCTGGAAGGTCACCTTCCCGTAA
- a CDS encoding PaaI family thioesterase, with protein MSDGTSTDMRAGAAGAGEVVTVPASHQGYPGVAFGGYVAGLLAARAPAGTVRVDFRAATPVSEPVRLTELPDGGAKLSGRSGAVLATATPVPDLSASAVPAPPSWDRAAAAAEAFRTAGPTGLAADGTVVDCFGCGPRPPGRGLRQCCMPVPGRDVVATAWTAHPAFADARGLMRAEMLWAVLDCPTAWAGVHAGSLRPGAVTASLTATLLRPVAAGEDHITYAWRMSSAGRKHTMGAAVTTARGELCAVGEALWIDPRREPGTRGT; from the coding sequence ATGAGCGACGGGACGAGCACGGACATGCGGGCGGGCGCGGCGGGGGCCGGCGAGGTGGTCACCGTCCCGGCGAGCCACCAGGGGTATCCGGGCGTCGCCTTCGGCGGGTACGTCGCCGGGCTGCTCGCCGCACGCGCGCCGGCCGGCACGGTCCGAGTGGACTTCCGGGCGGCGACGCCGGTGTCCGAACCGGTTCGGCTGACCGAACTCCCGGATGGGGGAGCGAAGTTGAGCGGCAGGTCAGGCGCCGTGCTCGCGACCGCGACGCCCGTCCCCGACCTGTCCGCCTCCGCCGTCCCGGCCCCGCCGTCCTGGGACCGGGCAGCGGCGGCGGCCGAGGCGTTCCGCACGGCGGGGCCGACGGGGCTCGCCGCGGACGGAACCGTGGTCGACTGCTTCGGCTGCGGGCCGCGCCCGCCGGGCCGCGGCCTGCGGCAGTGCTGCATGCCGGTGCCGGGCCGTGACGTGGTGGCGACGGCGTGGACGGCGCACCCCGCCTTCGCGGACGCGCGGGGACTGATGCGCGCCGAAATGCTGTGGGCCGTCCTCGACTGCCCGACGGCCTGGGCGGGCGTGCACGCGGGGAGCCTCCGCCCCGGCGCGGTCACGGCCTCGCTCACGGCGACCCTGCTGCGGCCCGTGGCGGCGGGCGAGGACCACATCACGTACGCGTGGCGGATGTCGTCGGCGGGCCGCAAGCACACGATGGGCGCGGCGGTGACGACGGCCCGGGGCGAGCTGTGCGCGGTGGGCGAGGCGCTGTGGATCGACCCGCGGCGGGAGCCCGGGACCCGCGGCACCTGA
- a CDS encoding ABC transporter ATP-binding protein translates to MTVPASVREKPFDPEGDDEPGLPGASPAEPDDPFDKDELPAPPGATRALLLSLLSPLRRRVVLAAVLLLVQQAVVQAGPLLVAYAIDRGAPAVRADDYGPLIAVAVGYLCCAGASGALQYAFIIASARVNQDVLLDLRGRIFRHAQALSVDFHERYTSGRLISRSTTDVESLRELLSEGLQELLTVILSFVYISAMLLWLDLGLGAVAVASFIPLYLLIRLYQRRAGVMFRNRSTAIAAVIVKFAETMNGIRPVRAFRREQANDAEFRVLNHRHERTNGDAMLEMARYVVGSRLVANTAVAAIVLWGAHRVADGGLALGVLAAAVLYLRRLYDPIDRLGMFLNSYQSAAASLEKVAGLLAQTPTVPEPDPSVARPLPVLETDHPGREVRFEGVRFAYRTGGEILPRFDLTLPAGQTVAVVGSTGAGKSTLAKLLARFYDPTEGGVLLDGVDLRELALAELRRGVVMVTQEAFLFSGTVAENIAIGRPEATREDIERAAKAIGAHDFIVSLPDGYDTDVRKRGGRISAGQRQLVAFARALLADPAVLILDEATSSLDIPGERAVQRAMHTVLRGRTAVVIAHRLSTVEIADRVLVMEHGRIVEDGTPEELIAGTGAFAELHRAWRESVVG, encoded by the coding sequence ATGACCGTGCCCGCATCCGTACGGGAGAAGCCCTTCGACCCCGAGGGCGACGACGAGCCCGGCCTGCCCGGCGCGTCGCCCGCCGAGCCCGACGACCCGTTCGACAAGGACGAGCTGCCCGCTCCGCCGGGCGCCACCCGCGCCCTGCTGCTCTCGCTGCTCTCACCGCTGCGCCGCCGCGTCGTGCTCGCCGCCGTGCTGCTCCTCGTACAGCAGGCCGTCGTGCAGGCGGGACCGCTGCTCGTCGCGTATGCCATCGACCGCGGCGCGCCCGCCGTGCGCGCCGACGACTACGGCCCGCTGATCGCCGTCGCCGTCGGCTACCTGTGCTGCGCGGGCGCGTCCGGCGCTCTCCAGTACGCGTTCATCATCGCCTCCGCCCGCGTCAACCAGGACGTCCTGCTCGATCTGCGCGGCCGCATCTTCCGGCACGCGCAGGCGCTCAGCGTCGACTTCCACGAGCGGTACACCTCGGGGCGGCTGATCTCCCGCTCCACCACCGACGTCGAGTCGCTGCGCGAGCTGCTCAGCGAGGGGCTGCAGGAACTCCTCACGGTCATCCTGTCCTTCGTCTACATCTCCGCGATGCTGCTCTGGCTCGACCTGGGCCTCGGTGCGGTGGCGGTCGCCTCCTTCATCCCGCTGTATCTGCTCATCCGTCTCTACCAACGGCGCGCCGGGGTCATGTTCCGCAACCGGTCGACGGCGATCGCCGCCGTCATCGTGAAGTTCGCGGAGACCATGAACGGCATCCGGCCGGTGCGGGCCTTCCGCAGGGAGCAGGCCAACGACGCGGAGTTCCGGGTGCTCAACCACCGGCACGAGCGGACCAACGGCGACGCGATGCTGGAGATGGCCCGCTATGTCGTCGGCTCGCGGCTCGTCGCCAACACCGCGGTGGCCGCGATCGTGCTGTGGGGCGCCCACCGGGTCGCGGACGGCGGGCTCGCGCTCGGCGTGCTGGCCGCTGCCGTGCTGTATCTGCGGCGCCTTTACGACCCGATCGACCGGCTCGGCATGTTCCTCAACTCCTACCAGTCGGCGGCCGCGTCCCTGGAGAAGGTCGCGGGACTGCTCGCCCAGACCCCGACCGTGCCCGAGCCGGACCCGTCCGTCGCCCGCCCGCTGCCGGTCCTCGAGACCGACCACCCCGGTCGCGAAGTCCGCTTCGAGGGCGTCCGGTTCGCCTACCGCACGGGCGGCGAGATCCTGCCCCGCTTCGACCTCACGCTGCCCGCCGGGCAGACCGTGGCGGTGGTCGGCTCCACGGGCGCGGGCAAGTCGACGCTGGCGAAACTCCTCGCCCGCTTCTACGACCCGACGGAGGGCGGCGTCCTCCTGGACGGCGTCGACCTGCGCGAACTCGCCCTCGCCGAGCTGCGGCGCGGGGTCGTCATGGTGACGCAGGAGGCGTTCCTGTTCTCCGGGACCGTCGCGGAGAACATCGCGATCGGCCGTCCGGAGGCCACCCGCGAGGACATCGAGCGCGCGGCGAAGGCCATCGGCGCCCACGACTTCATCGTGTCGCTCCCGGACGGCTACGACACGGACGTACGCAAGCGGGGCGGCCGGATCTCCGCGGGCCAGCGCCAGCTGGTCGCCTTCGCCCGCGCCCTGCTCGCCGACCCGGCGGTGCTGATCCTCGACGAGGCGACGAGCTCCCTGGACATCCCCGGCGAGCGTGCGGTGCAGCGCGCCATGCACACGGTGCTGCGCGGCCGCACGGCCGTGGTCATCGCCCACCGCCTGTCCACGGTGGAGATCGCCGACCGGGTACTGGTCATGGAGCACGGCCGCATCGTGGAGGACGGCACGCCCGAGGAACTCATCGCGGGTACGGGTGCCTTCGCGGAGCTGCACCGGGCGTGGCGCGAGAGTGTGGTGGGCTGA
- a CDS encoding ABC transporter ATP-binding protein, producing the protein MPKSDAPAKEPAKDRSAVRILLRLWPYVRPVRTRLIIAAVVAIVASCTGLVFPLVLKWMVDGPVADRDPTGVWLGALLLLLLGVTEALLFGLRRWLVARPLASVEAAMRADLFRHLQRLPVAFHDRWASGQLLSRGTTDLMLLRMFLAFPLTFLLVNGATIVVGVIILLGQDFALGLVLLAPVVPMVIATAYFEGRYAAVARQAQDQVGDLTTVVEESVLGIRIIKGFGRHRSQARAFRELSHTLRGTEMVKARLLAAIWAVIVTLPEIAIGAALVLGTVRVADGGLSAGTLVAFLSTALALRWPVESIGFLLAMSQESATATERYFEVMDAEPESGTGAVARKELSAGASDDDSSSSHDGLRFHDVEFRYPDAAADAPAVLSHVDLHVRRGETMALVGATGSGKTTLTALVPRLHEVTGGRITLDGEDITAMDRAHLRTLVAVAFEEPTLFSATVGENVLMGADEEAGDAALARALDVAQAGFAHALPQGTGTQVGEQGLSLSGGQRQRLALARAVVGRPRFLVLDDPLSALDVHTEALVEAALRRVLADTTALIVAHRPSTVLLADRVALLSGGRVAAVGTHQELLRDNAEYAWLMSGTENATDPPPAPAPGTPAAPTTPAAPAEEAAR; encoded by the coding sequence ATGCCGAAATCAGATGCCCCTGCCAAGGAACCTGCCAAGGATCGGTCCGCCGTACGGATATTGCTGCGCCTCTGGCCGTACGTGCGCCCGGTGCGAACTCGCCTGATCATCGCGGCGGTTGTCGCGATCGTCGCCTCCTGCACGGGGCTCGTCTTCCCCCTCGTGCTGAAGTGGATGGTGGACGGCCCGGTGGCCGACCGGGATCCGACGGGAGTGTGGCTGGGGGCCCTGCTGCTGCTTCTGCTCGGGGTCACCGAGGCGCTGCTGTTCGGGCTGCGGCGGTGGCTGGTCGCCCGGCCGCTCGCGAGCGTGGAGGCGGCGATGCGGGCGGATCTGTTCCGCCATCTGCAGCGGCTCCCGGTGGCCTTCCACGACCGGTGGGCGTCCGGCCAACTCCTTTCACGCGGCACGACCGACCTGATGCTGCTGCGCATGTTCCTCGCCTTCCCGCTGACGTTCCTGCTGGTCAACGGGGCGACGATCGTGGTCGGCGTGATCATCCTGCTGGGGCAGGACTTCGCGCTCGGGCTCGTGCTGCTCGCCCCCGTGGTGCCGATGGTCATCGCGACGGCGTACTTCGAGGGGCGGTACGCCGCGGTGGCGCGGCAGGCGCAGGACCAGGTCGGCGACCTGACGACGGTCGTCGAGGAGAGCGTGCTCGGCATCCGCATCATCAAGGGCTTCGGCCGCCACCGCAGCCAGGCGCGGGCGTTCCGCGAACTCTCGCACACCCTGCGCGGCACCGAGATGGTCAAGGCGCGGCTGCTCGCCGCGATCTGGGCCGTGATCGTGACGCTGCCCGAGATCGCCATCGGGGCGGCGCTGGTGCTCGGCACGGTGCGGGTCGCCGACGGCGGGCTCTCGGCCGGCACGCTGGTCGCCTTCCTGTCGACGGCGCTCGCGTTGCGGTGGCCCGTGGAGTCGATCGGGTTCCTTCTCGCGATGAGCCAGGAGTCGGCGACGGCCACGGAGCGGTACTTCGAGGTGATGGACGCGGAGCCGGAGAGCGGGACGGGGGCCGTTGCCCGGAAGGAACTCTCCGCGGGCGCGTCGGACGACGACTCTTCTTCCTCGCACGACGGACTCCGTTTCCACGACGTCGAGTTCAGGTATCCGGACGCCGCGGCCGACGCCCCCGCCGTCCTCTCCCACGTCGATCTCCACGTACGCCGCGGCGAGACCATGGCGCTCGTCGGCGCGACCGGCAGCGGCAAGACCACGCTCACCGCGCTGGTGCCCCGGCTGCACGAGGTGACCGGCGGCCGCATCACCCTCGACGGCGAGGACATCACCGCGATGGACCGCGCGCACCTGCGGACCCTCGTGGCCGTCGCCTTCGAGGAGCCCACCCTGTTCTCCGCCACGGTCGGCGAGAACGTCCTGATGGGCGCCGACGAGGAAGCGGGCGACGCGGCGCTGGCCCGCGCCCTCGACGTGGCGCAGGCCGGCTTCGCGCACGCCCTGCCGCAGGGCACCGGCACGCAGGTCGGGGAGCAGGGCCTGAGCCTCTCCGGCGGCCAGCGCCAGCGCCTCGCCCTGGCCCGCGCGGTGGTGGGCCGCCCCCGCTTCCTCGTCCTCGACGACCCGCTGTCCGCGCTCGACGTCCACACGGAGGCGCTCGTGGAGGCGGCGCTGCGGAGGGTCCTCGCGGACACGACCGCGCTCATCGTCGCTCACCGCCCGTCCACGGTGCTGCTCGCCGACCGGGTAGCCCTGCTCTCGGGCGGCCGTGTCGCCGCGGTCGGCACGCACCAGGAACTCCTGCGGGACAACGCGGAGTACGCGTGGCTGATGTCGGGCACCGAGAACGCGACGGACCCGCCGCCCGCGCCGGCACCCGGCACGCCCGCCGCCCCCACCACGCCCGCCGCCCCCGCCGAGGAGGCCGCTCGATGA
- a CDS encoding glycosyltransferase family 39 protein produces the protein MPTPRSALGTLGPAALTLLLGSWGITREDSMWRDEAATWEAAHRTLPDLAHLLDRIDVVHGAYYLFMHGVFAVLGDGLVTLRLPSVLAMAGAAAALAATARRLAGPRAGVAAGVAFALVPSTQHYAQEGRPYALVVAAVAVATLLLVTLVDGRGKPGPSGHRWTAYAAALLVAALLNWFSLLVLPAHAATVLVARRRGAPLLLLTRWLTAAAVVVAGALPIVLASRSQAQQIAWIRPLTWSTALVPLLLLAAGALCAGLLKRHPAARTAAPGPTAVSLGLPLLAVPLAALLLVSLVKPLYIDRYVLYTNLGLALLVGTALAALVRSWRPLTALVLAVFAALLPFQLDLRTPQSRVDDVLAPAETVAGTSRPGDGVLFIPAWRRDTAEVSPGSFADLDDLALAESPAASGSLQGTEKSPSYIREAMLRKHRILVVADADDQPGGGRDTVKRRVLVEHFTRCTDIEVRGRRVQGYERGARCTAPPPGS, from the coding sequence ATGCCCACGCCCAGATCAGCACTCGGCACGCTCGGGCCCGCCGCCCTCACCCTCCTCCTCGGCTCATGGGGCATCACGCGCGAGGACAGCATGTGGCGCGACGAGGCGGCCACGTGGGAGGCCGCCCACCGGACGCTCCCCGATCTCGCGCACCTCCTTGACCGGATCGATGTCGTGCACGGCGCCTACTACCTGTTCATGCACGGCGTCTTCGCCGTCCTCGGAGACGGCCTCGTCACCCTGCGCCTGCCCTCCGTCCTCGCCATGGCCGGTGCGGCCGCCGCGCTCGCCGCGACCGCCCGCCGACTGGCCGGACCCCGCGCGGGCGTCGCGGCCGGCGTCGCCTTCGCGCTCGTGCCGAGCACCCAGCACTACGCACAGGAGGGACGCCCGTACGCCCTGGTGGTGGCCGCCGTGGCGGTGGCGACGCTGCTCCTCGTGACCCTCGTGGACGGGCGCGGAAAGCCGGGCCCGTCCGGCCACCGCTGGACCGCGTACGCGGCCGCCCTGCTGGTCGCCGCGCTGCTCAACTGGTTCTCGCTGCTCGTACTCCCGGCCCACGCGGCGACCGTCCTCGTCGCGCGCCGTCGCGGCGCCCCCCTGCTGCTTCTGACCCGCTGGCTCACGGCGGCCGCGGTGGTCGTCGCCGGTGCGCTGCCGATCGTCCTCGCCAGCCGCTCCCAGGCCCAACAGATCGCCTGGATACGCCCCTTGACCTGGTCGACCGCACTCGTGCCCCTGCTCCTGCTGGCTGCGGGCGCGCTGTGCGCGGGTCTGCTGAAGCGGCATCCGGCCGCGCGGACCGCAGCGCCCGGCCCCACCGCCGTCTCCCTCGGCCTGCCCCTCCTCGCGGTCCCCCTCGCCGCCTTGCTCCTCGTCTCCCTGGTCAAACCGCTCTACATAGACCGCTACGTCCTCTACACCAACCTCGGCCTCGCCCTGCTCGTCGGCACCGCGCTCGCCGCCCTCGTACGCTCCTGGCGTCCCCTCACCGCGCTCGTCCTGGCCGTCTTCGCCGCCCTGCTGCCGTTCCAGCTCGACCTGCGCACCCCGCAGAGCCGTGTCGACGACGTCCTCGCCCCCGCCGAGACGGTGGCCGGGACCTCGCGGCCGGGCGACGGCGTGCTCTTCATCCCGGCCTGGCGCCGCGACACCGCCGAGGTGTCGCCCGGCTCCTTCGCCGACCTCGACGACCTGGCGCTGGCCGAGAGCCCCGCCGCCTCCGGCTCGCTCCAGGGCACGGAGAAGTCACCCTCGTACATACGCGAAGCGATGCTCCGCAAGCACCGCATCCTGGTCGTCGCGGACGCCGACGACCAACCCGGCGGCGGGCGCGACACCGTCAAGCGCCGGGTCCTGGTCGAGCACTTCACGCGCTGCACGGACATCGAGGTGCGCGGCCGCCGCGTCCAGGGCTACGAGCGGGGCGCGCGCTGCACCGCACCGCCGCCGGGGTCGTAG
- a CDS encoding ABC transporter ATP-binding protein codes for MPLIEVHGLSKAYGGRTVVDGVSFGVEEGEIFGILGPNGAGKTTTVECVEGLRVPDSGVVRVAGLDPVADHQRLTHVLGAQLQQSELQPKLTVREALELYAAFYADPADWRPLAERLRLTDKLDSRFGRLSGGQKQRLFIALALIGNPKVVVLDELTTGLDPRARRDTWELIEDVRDRGVTVLLVTHFMEEAQRLCDRIAVIDKGRVAALDSPAGLISRSASSTVMSFTPSAPLDERALAALPAVTSVQERDGRYTLNGTDETVDAAITLLARRHITAHQLRVADATLDDAFLDLTGASA; via the coding sequence ATGCCCCTCATCGAAGTGCACGGACTCAGCAAGGCCTACGGCGGACGCACCGTCGTCGACGGTGTCTCCTTCGGCGTCGAGGAGGGCGAGATCTTCGGGATACTCGGGCCGAACGGCGCGGGCAAGACCACCACCGTGGAGTGCGTGGAGGGCCTGCGCGTCCCCGACTCCGGTGTCGTGCGCGTCGCGGGGCTCGACCCCGTCGCCGACCACCAGCGGCTCACGCACGTCCTCGGCGCGCAGCTCCAGCAGAGCGAGCTGCAGCCGAAGCTCACCGTGCGCGAGGCCCTCGAGCTGTACGCCGCGTTCTATGCGGACCCCGCCGACTGGCGGCCCCTCGCCGAACGGCTGCGGCTGACCGACAAGCTCGACAGCCGCTTCGGCAGGCTCTCGGGCGGCCAGAAGCAGCGGCTGTTCATCGCGCTCGCCCTGATCGGGAACCCGAAGGTCGTCGTCCTCGACGAGCTGACCACCGGGCTCGACCCGCGCGCCCGCCGCGACACCTGGGAGCTCATCGAGGACGTGCGCGACCGGGGCGTCACCGTCCTCCTCGTCACCCACTTCATGGAGGAGGCGCAGCGCCTCTGCGACCGCATCGCGGTCATCGACAAGGGCCGCGTCGCCGCCCTCGACTCCCCGGCGGGCCTGATCAGCCGGTCCGCGAGCTCCACCGTCATGTCGTTCACGCCGTCCGCGCCGCTCGACGAGCGCGCCCTCGCGGCCCTGCCCGCCGTCACCTCCGTCCAGGAGCGCGACGGCCGCTACACCCTGAACGGCACCGACGAGACCGTCGACGCCGCCATCACCCTGCTCGCCCGTCGGCACATCACCGCCCACCAACTCCGCGTCGCCGACGCCACCCTGGACGACGCCTTCCTCGACCTGACGGGAGCATCGGCATGA
- a CDS encoding ABC transporter permease, with product MTAVAAPHTTSGGSGGSAVLRAEFRLFRREPGALFWIMAFPTVLLVILGSIPSFREPADSLGGSRMVDAYVPVTVLLGLIMAGLQAMPPLITGYRERGILRRMSTTPVRPSAVLGAQMSIHGTAALVSALLSLTVGRLAFDVTLPRQAFGYVLALVLAVLCGLALGALVSALARTTKAATAIGSAVFFPMMFSAGVWLPVQAMPGTLARVVEFAPLGAASQALAEAAAGDWPGWSHLGVLALWTALLSAGASRWFRWE from the coding sequence ATGACCGCCGTCGCCGCACCGCACACCACCTCCGGCGGAAGCGGCGGATCCGCCGTCCTCAGGGCGGAGTTCCGGCTCTTCCGGCGCGAACCCGGCGCCCTGTTCTGGATCATGGCGTTCCCCACGGTCCTCCTCGTGATCCTCGGCTCCATCCCCTCTTTCCGTGAGCCCGCCGACTCGCTCGGCGGCAGCAGGATGGTCGACGCGTACGTACCCGTCACGGTGCTCCTCGGCCTGATCATGGCGGGGCTGCAGGCCATGCCGCCGCTCATCACCGGCTACCGCGAGCGCGGCATCCTGCGCCGGATGTCCACGACCCCGGTGCGGCCCTCCGCCGTCCTCGGCGCGCAGATGAGCATCCACGGCACGGCCGCCCTCGTCTCCGCGCTGCTCTCCCTGACCGTCGGGCGCCTCGCCTTCGACGTGACCCTGCCGCGCCAGGCCTTCGGATACGTCCTCGCGCTCGTCCTCGCCGTCCTGTGCGGGCTCGCCCTGGGCGCCCTCGTCTCCGCGCTCGCCCGCACCACGAAGGCCGCGACGGCGATCGGCTCCGCCGTCTTCTTCCCGATGATGTTCAGTGCCGGCGTCTGGCTGCCGGTGCAGGCGATGCCCGGCACGCTCGCCCGCGTCGTCGAGTTCGCCCCGCTCGGCGCCGCCTCCCAGGCCCTCGCCGAGGCCGCGGCGGGCGACTGGCCCGGCTGGAGCCACCTGGGCGTACTCGCCCTGTGGACCGCGCTCCTGTCGGCGGGGGCCTCGCGTTGGTTCCGGTGGGAGTGA